From Nicotiana tabacum cultivar K326 chromosome 20, ASM71507v2, whole genome shotgun sequence, one genomic window encodes:
- the LOC107812182 gene encoding alcohol dehydrogenase-like 7: protein MATTQAELNKTAGKPIRCKAAVARKAGEPLVIEEVIVAPPKAHEVRLKIICTSLCHSDFTFWKLKEPACFPRIFGHEAFGVVESVGEDVEDLKEGDSVVPIFLPDCTECIDCTSKKSNVCSKFQFKGSPYMLRDGTSRFTTADGETLYHFVFVSSFAEYTVVDIANVTKIDPCVPPNRACLFSCGVSTGLGAAFKTANVEPGSTVVIFGLGAIGLAVAEGARICGATRIIGVDINSDKFEIGKQFGVTDFVNSNSFGDKPISQLINEMTNGGADYCFECVGLGTVVQEAYACCRKGWGKTIVLGVDKPGADLTFKSFDVLHSGKTLMGSLFGGLKPKSDIPLLVKRYLDKELQLDKFVTHEVSFQDINKAFDLLAQGKSLRCVIWMDK, encoded by the exons ATGGCTACCACACAAGCTGAGTTAAATAAAACTGCTGGAAAGCCAATTCGTTGCAAAG CCGCAGTGGCAAGAAAAGCAGGAGAACCACTGGTGATAGAGGAAGTGATTGTGGCTCCACCTAAAGCCCATGAAGTTCGTCTAAAAATCATATGTACTTCTCTCTGTCACAGTGACTTTACCTTCTGGAAATTGAAA GAACCTGCATGCTTTCCAAGAATATTCGGCCATGAAGCTTTCGG GGTTGTGGAGAGTGTTGGAGAAGATGTTGAGGATTTAAAAGAAGGAGATTCAGTTGTCCCGATATTTTTGCCCGACTGTACAGAATGCATAGATTGCACATCCAAGAAGAGCAACGTTTGCTCAAAATTCCAATTTAAGGGCTCTCCGTACATGCTTAGAGATGGCACAAGCAGATTCACTACTGCTGACGGAGAAACTTTATACCATTTCGTGTTTGTATCAAGTTTTGCCGAGTACACTGTTGTTGACATTGCTAACGTAACAAAGATTGATCCTTGTGTTCCACCTAACAGGGCTTGCCTCTTCAGTTGTGGAGTATCAACCG GACTAGGTGCTGCTTTTAAAACGGCAAATGTGGAACCAGGATCAACAGTAGTAATATTTGGTTTGGGCGCAATTGGATTAGCT GTCGCAGAGGGAGCAAGGATATGTGGTGCTACAAGAATTATTGGTGTAGATATAAACTCTGACAAGTTCGAAATAG GAAAGCAATTTGGAGTGACCGATTTTGTCAATTCCAACAGCTTTGGGGATAAACCTATTAGCCAG TTGATAAATGAAATGACTAATGGAGGTGCTGACTACTGCTTCGAATGTGTTGGTCTCGGAACAGTTGTGCAGGAAGCATATGCCTGCTGCAGAAAG GGTTGGGGAAAGACAATTGTTTTAGGAGTTGATAAACCGGGAGCAGATTTGACCTTTAAATCTTTCGATGTTCTTCATAGTGGGAAAACTCTCATGGGATCACTATTTGGGGGTCTCAAACCCAAATCTGACATTCCTCTTCTTGTCAAACGATACCTCGACAAG GAATTGCAACTGGACAAGTTTGTGACTCATGAAGTGAGTTTTCAAGACATCAACAAGGCTTTTGATTTACTTGCTCAAGGAAAGAGCCTACGATGTGTTATTTGGATGGATAAGTGA